The following proteins are encoded in a genomic region of Dyadobacter sp. UC 10:
- the traN gene encoding conjugative transposon protein TraN translates to MRIFLLCQLLLCLLFQANGFCQVTGTSVIDPFPLEVTTSKTTHLIFPFGIKTVDRGSRDILAQKATGVENILQVKAARPDFDTTNLTVITADGKLFSFLVGYADQPLSLNIQINSAAVEIATFGNGDLNDGKVAQSALLAKSNPAHNVSIKERSSQSELLLSSIFVDDDLLLYSIELANNSALKYEIENLRFFVRDKKYRKRTAIQETEIKPLHILGDTNAVSPQTSHTFVFVLPKMTFPDKKYLAAQVQEKNGGRHMTLKVRNRHLLKALPIRQ, encoded by the coding sequence ATGAGAATTTTTCTTTTATGCCAGCTACTGCTTTGCCTGCTTTTTCAGGCAAACGGCTTCTGTCAGGTTACTGGAACCAGCGTTATTGATCCGTTCCCACTGGAAGTGACGACAAGCAAGACCACCCATTTGATCTTTCCATTCGGGATCAAAACCGTAGACCGGGGAAGCCGCGATATTCTAGCCCAAAAGGCGACGGGTGTTGAAAACATTTTACAAGTAAAAGCCGCCAGACCTGATTTTGATACGACGAACCTGACTGTTATCACGGCTGATGGAAAACTGTTTTCATTTCTGGTGGGATATGCAGACCAGCCGCTATCCCTGAACATTCAAATTAATAGTGCTGCCGTCGAAATTGCAACTTTTGGAAATGGAGATCTGAATGATGGCAAGGTAGCTCAGTCAGCACTTTTAGCAAAGAGCAATCCAGCTCATAATGTTTCCATCAAAGAAAGATCGTCGCAGTCAGAACTATTACTGTCAAGCATTTTTGTCGATGACGATTTGCTACTATACAGCATTGAGCTTGCAAATAACTCTGCATTAAAATACGAGATTGAAAACCTGAGGTTTTTCGTCAGGGACAAAAAGTACCGCAAGCGAACGGCGATCCAAGAAACTGAGATAAAGCCGCTTCATATTCTTGGAGACACCAATGCTGTCTCACCTCAAACGTCGCACACTTTCGTCTTCGTTCTTCCTAAAATGACCTTCCCAGACAAAAAGTACCTTGCCGCCCAGGTCCAGGAAAAAAATGGGGGAAGACACATGACTCTTAAAGTCAGAAACCGGCATCTTCTTAAAGCCCTTCCAATCCGTCAATAA
- a CDS encoding helix-turn-helix domain-containing protein has protein sequence MNIEVITKEDLQALRRELLEDLKQFISSSKQEPKKWLRSADVRKMLNISAGTLQNLRINGQLKPSKIGGSFFYAFQDIQSLMLGDTKRTK, from the coding sequence ATGAATATTGAAGTTATAACCAAGGAAGACTTACAAGCCTTACGGCGAGAGCTTCTGGAAGATTTAAAGCAGTTTATATCCAGCTCGAAACAAGAGCCGAAGAAATGGCTTAGAAGCGCTGATGTACGAAAGATGCTCAATATCTCGGCTGGCACCCTTCAAAATTTGAGGATAAACGGACAATTAAAACCCAGCAAGATTGGAGGATCATTTTTCTATGCATTCCAGGACATCCAGTCGCTAATGCTCGGTGATACAAAACGAACAAAATGA
- a CDS encoding DUF932 domain-containing protein, translating into MAHNINFNENSDKHSFFSVKEKAWHGLGQVVDQYPTSQEAIVHAGLDYRVEKAKLFTEGLHENEEQNMPAISVPGYFATMRTDNNAILGVVGKDYQIVQNRDAFTFFDSIVGGDGIMYETAGALGKGERIFITAKLPGYIKVGNDDLIEKYLFLTTSHDGSGSITAAFTPVRIVCANTLNAAMKNMTNVVKIRHTSNAAERLRTAHKVMGIASRYSEEIGATFNRWTKKPITDPQLKRLIEIAMAPNKEVLGNLKDGKVNALSTQFVNIVEDVYEYALSNPTQQLPTTMGTVFGAYNAVTGYFQNVRKFQDDEAKLKSIVLGGTAQLRTQAAFNLCADVARDGAAALNLN; encoded by the coding sequence ATGGCTCACAACATCAATTTCAACGAAAACAGTGACAAACACAGCTTTTTTTCTGTGAAGGAAAAAGCTTGGCACGGGCTCGGACAAGTTGTCGATCAGTACCCGACCAGCCAAGAGGCAATCGTCCATGCCGGATTAGATTACCGAGTTGAAAAAGCTAAACTGTTTACCGAGGGGCTGCACGAGAATGAAGAACAGAATATGCCTGCCATTTCTGTCCCAGGATATTTTGCGACTATGCGGACAGACAACAATGCTATTTTGGGAGTAGTCGGCAAGGATTATCAGATCGTTCAAAACCGGGACGCATTCACTTTTTTTGATAGCATTGTTGGCGGTGATGGGATTATGTATGAAACAGCCGGGGCTTTGGGCAAAGGAGAGCGGATCTTTATTACTGCCAAATTACCGGGCTATATTAAGGTTGGCAATGATGATCTGATTGAAAAATATTTGTTCCTGACCACTTCCCACGATGGAAGCGGAAGTATTACGGCAGCTTTTACGCCTGTCAGAATTGTCTGTGCCAACACGCTCAACGCTGCGATGAAAAATATGACCAACGTGGTCAAGATCCGGCACACGAGCAATGCAGCCGAAAGGTTAAGAACAGCTCACAAAGTGATGGGCATAGCCAGCAGGTATAGTGAGGAGATCGGAGCAACCTTCAATCGATGGACAAAAAAGCCTATTACCGATCCTCAACTTAAAAGACTGATCGAGATCGCTATGGCACCCAACAAGGAAGTTTTGGGGAATCTGAAAGATGGAAAAGTAAATGCGCTCTCAACACAGTTCGTCAACATTGTCGAGGATGTTTATGAATACGCATTATCGAATCCCACACAGCAATTACCGACGACAATGGGCACCGTTTTCGGTGCCTATAATGCGGTCACTGGTTATTTTCAGAATGTTCGCAAATTCCAAGACGATGAGGCAAAGTTAAAATCGATCGTTCTCGGGGGCACGGCCCAGCTTCGTACGCAAGCAGCTTTTAACCTTTGTGCTGACGTTGCACGTGATGGGGCAGCCGCTTTAAATCTTAACTAG
- a CDS encoding helix-turn-helix domain-containing protein — MIDRKASGRSSSGSLPADHLVTIKDLEEFKQDILQEINKLLKHGRQDTTKKWLKSREVRKLLDISPGKLHQLRANRQLGFMRIGGAIYYDYVDIEKMFECFKTPMSK, encoded by the coding sequence ATGATCGATAGAAAAGCAAGCGGAAGGAGTTCCTCGGGCAGTTTGCCGGCAGACCACTTGGTAACCATCAAAGATTTGGAAGAATTCAAGCAGGACATTTTGCAGGAAATCAACAAGTTATTGAAGCACGGACGTCAAGACACAACCAAGAAATGGCTTAAATCCAGGGAAGTCAGAAAGCTCCTGGACATTTCCCCTGGCAAGCTGCACCAGCTTCGTGCAAACCGTCAGTTGGGCTTTATGCGGATTGGAGGTGCGATCTACTATGATTACGTAGACATCGAAAAGATGTTTGAATGTTTCAAAACGCCTATGTCTAAATAA
- a CDS encoding site-specific integrase: protein MMNFKQNLTVLFWLYRQKAKTDGKAPIYARITINGKYTEISTGKKVNPESWDSDAKQVVGGGMEVKLANQKLAQLQTDVERIFNGLQTQFPQVTPAMVKNVYQGKPAIEEPKLVKPTAKNEQSVLEVCDEFIVKFQKRVEVGNASFQTLKHWRSTRKKVAAFIKYHFDRDDIYFSSLPDTVAEDFYDYLTLHVSKPLAEVTARKEVKWVRQIVKIGVKKKFIASNPMDGFKCSGGDVEVIPLEFWQVEKIQQKHFSVERIAEVRDAFIFQCFTGFAYQDIYDLSPENIVLVGRKKERWLVKHRGKTEVGEMVPILPIVEELISKYKNHPYCIANNKLIPVNSNYRYNVYLKEIADLCEIRDITGAIRRLDTHDARHFFADLMLNNGVPLEDVSKMLGHKSIRTTMRYCRVRKSRISENVAKVRQKLFSKSGSLREFA, encoded by the coding sequence ATGATGAATTTCAAACAAAACCTGACTGTACTCTTCTGGCTGTACAGGCAAAAAGCGAAAACAGACGGCAAAGCCCCTATTTATGCCAGGATTACTATTAACGGTAAGTACACTGAAATCTCAACAGGAAAGAAAGTAAACCCGGAATCCTGGGACTCGGATGCCAAACAAGTGGTCGGCGGCGGGATGGAAGTAAAACTGGCCAACCAGAAGCTGGCCCAGCTTCAAACCGACGTCGAGCGGATCTTCAATGGTCTTCAAACGCAGTTCCCGCAGGTAACCCCTGCCATGGTCAAGAATGTTTACCAAGGCAAGCCTGCAATCGAAGAACCCAAGCTCGTTAAGCCAACTGCAAAGAATGAGCAAAGCGTGCTGGAAGTCTGTGACGAGTTCATCGTCAAATTCCAGAAACGCGTTGAAGTAGGTAATGCCTCATTTCAAACCCTGAAGCACTGGCGTAGCACCAGGAAAAAGGTCGCAGCTTTCATCAAATACCACTTTGACCGCGACGACATTTATTTTTCTTCACTCCCGGACACCGTCGCCGAGGACTTTTATGATTATCTGACGCTACATGTCTCAAAGCCTTTGGCAGAAGTAACTGCACGAAAAGAGGTGAAGTGGGTAAGACAAATTGTCAAAATCGGCGTTAAAAAGAAATTCATCGCCTCCAATCCGATGGATGGGTTTAAATGCTCCGGCGGGGATGTTGAGGTTATCCCACTTGAATTTTGGCAGGTTGAAAAAATCCAACAGAAGCATTTTAGCGTAGAGCGGATTGCCGAGGTCCGTGATGCCTTCATTTTCCAGTGCTTTACCGGCTTTGCCTATCAAGACATCTATGATTTGTCGCCGGAGAACATTGTCTTGGTGGGCAGAAAGAAAGAACGTTGGCTTGTTAAACATCGGGGTAAAACAGAAGTTGGCGAGATGGTGCCGATACTGCCAATTGTTGAAGAACTGATTTCCAAATATAAGAACCATCCGTATTGCATTGCGAATAACAAACTGATCCCTGTAAATAGTAACTACCGGTATAATGTTTATTTAAAGGAGATAGCAGACCTCTGTGAGATCCGGGACATTACTGGTGCCATCAGGCGGCTTGACACCCATGATGCCCGTCACTTCTTTGCTGATTTGATGCTTAATAATGGTGTCCCACTTGAAGATGTCAGCAAGATGCTAGGACACAAGAGTATCCGGACGACGATGCGTTATTGCCGTGTCCGGAAGTCGCGGATCAGTGAAAATGTGGCCAAGGTCAGACAGAAACTTTTCTCGAAATCTGGTAGCCTGCGTGAGTTTGCTTGA
- a CDS encoding SH3 domain-containing protein, protein MQALFKKYLASGIVLCALFACGPAVAVDMKELKTADSLFAMGRYPESLLLYRKNFDRDEKNSQSLLLKLAFLAEKTNNYTDCLYYLSKLALQNPSRRLFEKMDKLAEEHNLSGYEFDDYNYFIIFYRRYGDYFPLLLLTLGTYIVVIMVTKTRRREPILQIHKISIIVYLLVLLGILNIPSLYQTCIVVNENTFLRDEPSSAAPVVEQVGKGHKLTILGSVDHWNRVIWNNRIVYIRRNDLWNI, encoded by the coding sequence ATGCAAGCCCTATTTAAGAAATACCTGGCTTCCGGGATCGTATTATGTGCGCTTTTTGCCTGCGGGCCAGCTGTGGCAGTAGATATGAAGGAGTTAAAAACGGCTGATTCTCTGTTCGCTATGGGCAGATACCCTGAGTCGCTCCTACTCTATCGAAAAAATTTTGACAGGGATGAAAAAAATAGTCAAAGCTTACTCCTTAAACTAGCTTTCCTGGCTGAAAAGACTAATAATTACACCGACTGCCTCTATTACCTCAGTAAACTTGCCCTCCAAAATCCTTCCAGAAGACTGTTCGAGAAGATGGACAAACTTGCGGAGGAACACAATCTTTCAGGGTACGAATTCGATGACTACAACTACTTCATCATTTTTTATAGAAGATATGGTGACTATTTCCCGCTTCTTTTATTGACATTGGGTACCTATATTGTCGTCATAATGGTTACAAAGACAAGAAGACGGGAGCCGATCCTCCAAATCCATAAAATTTCTATTATCGTTTATTTGCTGGTGTTACTGGGGATACTAAACATCCCTTCGCTTTATCAAACGTGCATTGTGGTCAATGAAAATACATTTTTAAGAGACGAACCATCTTCCGCCGCCCCTGTGGTTGAACAGGTTGGAAAGGGACATAAGCTCACTATTCTCGGATCAGTAGATCACTGGAACCGGGTCATTTGGAACAACAGGATCGTCTACATCAGAAGAAATGATCTTTGGAATATCTGA
- a CDS encoding CHRD domain-containing protein, whose amino-acid sequence MKKPMKRFLLLIAGVLMLGFVSSCKEEGPHKDDIVRFSAVINSTPTVPKATSSAQGTGVFEYNKTTMDLKYNITYQNITPTSVNIHSANPAWEAGPMVFPLSNMPAGNQVQGNVKLNIEQQTMLITGMLYVNIPTEENIYGEIRGQILADDFEE is encoded by the coding sequence ATGAAAAAGCCAATGAAACGTTTTTTACTATTGATCGCGGGGGTTCTGATGTTGGGATTTGTGTCTTCCTGCAAAGAGGAAGGACCTCATAAAGATGACATTGTAAGATTCTCTGCAGTCATTAATAGTACACCTACTGTTCCGAAAGCTACTTCCTCTGCTCAGGGCACCGGGGTTTTCGAGTACAACAAAACTACCATGGATCTTAAATACAATATTACTTACCAGAATATCACCCCTACATCAGTCAACATCCACAGCGCTAACCCGGCCTGGGAAGCAGGACCAATGGTTTTTCCTCTTTCTAATATGCCGGCAGGAAACCAGGTTCAGGGAAATGTCAAACTGAACATTGAGCAACAAACCATGCTGATTACCGGAATGCTTTATGTGAACATTCCAACAGAAGAAAACATTTATGGCGAGATCCGCGGTCAAATCCTTGCCGACGATTTCGAAGAATAA
- a CDS encoding DEAD/DEAH box helicase, translating into MKFEDYHISAEIKRNLETAGFKRPTDIQFKAIPAILKGEDVLAIAQTGTGKTAAFAIPVVDLLARDKSSGRSDGIKCVVMVPTRELAIQITEVFSKLAKHTKVKVFSVFGGVEQGPQIAQLEKGIDIMVSTPGRMFDLASQGHIKLNKVEILILDEADHMLDLGFIKDIQDLIKLLPKKRQTLFFSATINEKIKKLAYSLVRNAIRIQISPNNPVARNINHSVAFVGMDDKRFFLERTIKSNPESKILVFVRTKVRAERVFAALERMEIKSLTIHGDKDQADRVKALNQFKTGETKVLIATDVSARGIDIPNVDYVVNYDMPEQPENYVHRVGRTGRGTQKGLAVSFCSPEEKPVLEQIQEYLDKPIDVLKISQSDYSATLEYTSDQNDDLSSLMKEVEEYQSSRKGKKK; encoded by the coding sequence ATGAAATTCGAAGATTATCACATCTCGGCTGAGATCAAAAGAAACCTCGAAACCGCAGGGTTCAAGCGACCGACCGATATTCAGTTCAAAGCAATTCCTGCCATTCTGAAGGGGGAGGACGTGCTGGCCATTGCGCAAACAGGTACCGGCAAAACGGCCGCCTTCGCCATTCCGGTTGTTGACTTACTCGCCCGGGACAAGTCTTCCGGCCGCTCTGACGGTATAAAATGTGTTGTGATGGTACCGACGAGAGAACTGGCGATTCAGATTACAGAGGTATTTAGCAAGCTGGCGAAACATACAAAAGTGAAGGTGTTCAGTGTTTTCGGCGGAGTAGAGCAGGGACCGCAGATCGCACAGCTTGAAAAAGGAATTGATATTATGGTATCCACGCCGGGACGGATGTTTGATCTGGCCAGCCAGGGGCATATCAAGCTGAATAAAGTGGAAATACTGATCCTGGATGAAGCAGATCACATGCTTGATCTGGGATTTATCAAAGACATTCAGGACCTGATTAAATTGCTGCCCAAGAAAAGGCAGACGCTATTTTTCTCGGCTACTATTAACGAAAAAATAAAAAAGCTGGCTTATTCACTGGTCCGGAATGCGATCAGGATCCAGATTTCTCCGAACAACCCCGTAGCTCGCAACATTAACCATTCAGTAGCTTTTGTGGGTATGGATGATAAACGTTTTTTTCTCGAAAGAACGATCAAATCCAATCCTGAAAGTAAAATACTGGTATTCGTGCGGACAAAAGTGCGGGCAGAGCGGGTATTTGCAGCTTTGGAAAGAATGGAGATTAAAAGCCTGACTATTCACGGTGACAAAGACCAGGCTGACCGCGTAAAGGCATTAAACCAGTTTAAAACAGGTGAAACGAAAGTCCTGATAGCGACGGATGTGAGTGCAAGGGGGATCGATATTCCGAATGTAGATTATGTAGTGAACTACGATATGCCCGAGCAGCCCGAAAATTACGTGCACAGAGTAGGACGGACCGGACGTGGCACACAGAAGGGACTTGCAGTATCTTTTTGCAGTCCGGAGGAAAAGCCTGTCCTGGAACAAATACAGGAATACCTGGATAAACCTATTGATGTACTTAAGATCAGCCAGTCGGACTATTCAGCTACTCTGGAATATACGTCAGACCAGAACGACGACCTGAGTTCGCTTATGAAAGAAGTAGAGGAATATCAGAGTTCACGGAAAGGCAAGAAGAAATAG
- a CDS encoding chaperone modulator CbpM: MENDQLIAIDAFCTYYEVEYSFVESLESSDLIEFVEVDQGRFLHIPQLQRIERLIRLHRDLDINLAGIEAIDNLLARVEYQYKEIMSLKNRLRFYEPGL, translated from the coding sequence ATGGAAAATGATCAATTGATAGCTATCGATGCATTCTGCACTTATTATGAGGTGGAATATTCATTTGTGGAGTCGCTTGAAAGCAGCGATTTGATAGAATTTGTAGAAGTTGATCAGGGGCGCTTCCTGCACATTCCGCAGCTGCAAAGGATAGAGCGGTTGATCAGGCTTCACCGCGACCTGGATATTAACCTGGCCGGGATCGAAGCGATCGATAACTTGCTTGCTCGTGTGGAATACCAATACAAAGAGATTATGTCCCTGAAAAACCGCCTGCGTTTCTACGAGCCAGGGCTTTGA
- a CDS encoding DnaJ C-terminal domain-containing protein produces MPFLDYYQILGVDKNADEKAIKNAYRKLARKFHPDLNPNDKEAEKKFKELNEANEVLSDPEKRKKYDQYGKDWQHSEEFEKARRTRGSAGSQQEQWYSGGDQFSDFFESMFGSGSGFGGARQARFRGQDYQAEVVLTLQQAYETHKQMLTVNGKNIRITIPAGIENGQTIKIAGHGGKGSNGGPEGDLYITFQVQSDDNIRRAGNDLHMKTELDLYTAVLGGELILETLSGKVKLPVKPETQNGSVVRLKGKGFPVYKKEGHFGDLYVTFDVKIPKNLTERQKELFTELSKS; encoded by the coding sequence ATGCCGTTTTTAGACTATTATCAGATTTTAGGCGTCGACAAAAATGCCGACGAGAAAGCGATCAAAAACGCTTACAGAAAGCTCGCACGCAAATTTCATCCTGACCTGAATCCGAACGATAAGGAGGCAGAAAAGAAATTCAAGGAGCTCAACGAAGCAAATGAGGTACTGAGCGATCCTGAAAAACGCAAGAAATACGATCAGTACGGCAAGGACTGGCAGCATAGTGAAGAATTTGAAAAAGCGCGCCGAACACGTGGAAGTGCTGGTAGCCAACAGGAACAATGGTATTCGGGAGGCGATCAGTTTTCCGATTTTTTTGAGTCGATGTTTGGCTCGGGAAGTGGCTTCGGGGGCGCACGACAGGCGCGTTTTCGCGGACAGGATTACCAGGCGGAAGTAGTGCTGACTTTGCAGCAGGCATATGAAACGCATAAGCAGATGCTGACCGTCAATGGGAAAAATATACGCATTACCATTCCTGCCGGCATCGAAAACGGACAGACGATCAAAATTGCAGGTCACGGAGGAAAAGGCAGCAATGGAGGCCCTGAAGGGGACTTGTATATAACTTTTCAGGTACAGAGCGATGATAATATCAGAAGGGCTGGAAATGATCTCCACATGAAAACAGAGCTGGACCTCTACACGGCTGTGCTGGGAGGAGAGCTGATTTTGGAAACCTTAAGCGGAAAGGTCAAGCTGCCTGTTAAGCCAGAAACGCAGAATGGAAGTGTTGTCAGGTTGAAGGGCAAGGGTTTTCCGGTTTACAAAAAAGAAGGCCATTTCGGAGATCTGTATGTGACATTTGATGTGAAAATACCGAAGAACCTTACCGAGCGTCAGAAAGAGTTGTTTACAGAATTATCAAAATCTTAA
- a CDS encoding VF530 family protein: MQSQPNNPLHGKTLETILNELVDYYGWEQMGYHVNINSFNHDPSVKSSLKFLRKTPWARKKVEDLYIEMMERK; this comes from the coding sequence ATGCAAAGTCAGCCTAATAACCCACTTCACGGCAAAACGCTCGAAACGATTTTAAACGAGCTTGTCGACTATTATGGATGGGAGCAAATGGGTTATCATGTTAATATAAATAGCTTTAACCACGACCCGAGCGTCAAATCGAGCCTTAAATTTTTGCGAAAAACGCCGTGGGCACGAAAAAAAGTGGAAGACTTGTACATCGAGATGATGGAACGAAAATAG
- a CDS encoding Gfo/Idh/MocA family protein: MEQINWGIIGCGNVTEVKSGPAFNKVENSKLVAVMRRNPGLAEDYASRHNVPKWYDDADELINDPEVNAIYIATPPDAHEELAMKAMQAGKPVYIEKPMGRNFAECERINAESKRTGIPVFVAYYRRALDYFLKVKELVDNKVIGDIRFVDIYLQWQPYDEEIGDKPKPRWRVDPAISGGGHFHDLASHQFDLLEFIFGPVKSATGFARNQVGLYTADDIVVASYEFESGVLGKGSWCYTVNKEQRTDHAQIVGSKGRISFSFFEKFDIKIETEKGTQTINIPYPTHVQQPLIELIVQDLRGEGKCPSTGESGARANLIMDWITQKQ; the protein is encoded by the coding sequence ATGGAACAAATCAACTGGGGTATAATTGGCTGCGGCAATGTAACCGAAGTAAAAAGCGGCCCCGCATTTAATAAAGTAGAAAATTCAAAACTCGTGGCAGTCATGCGCCGCAATCCCGGGCTGGCAGAGGATTATGCCTCCCGGCACAATGTTCCCAAATGGTATGACGATGCCGACGAGCTGATCAACGATCCGGAAGTGAACGCAATCTATATTGCTACCCCACCCGACGCTCACGAAGAATTGGCGATGAAGGCCATGCAGGCAGGAAAGCCCGTTTACATTGAAAAACCAATGGGACGCAACTTTGCGGAATGCGAGCGTATCAATGCCGAAAGCAAACGTACAGGCATTCCCGTCTTCGTCGCCTACTACCGCCGCGCGCTGGACTATTTTCTGAAAGTGAAAGAACTGGTCGATAACAAGGTGATCGGCGACATCCGTTTTGTAGATATTTATTTGCAGTGGCAACCCTACGACGAGGAAATCGGCGACAAGCCAAAACCCCGATGGCGGGTTGACCCGGCTATTTCGGGAGGCGGACATTTTCACGACCTTGCCTCGCACCAGTTTGATTTACTGGAATTCATTTTTGGTCCCGTCAAATCAGCAACCGGTTTTGCCCGGAACCAGGTCGGCCTTTACACAGCCGACGATATTGTTGTCGCAAGTTATGAGTTCGAGAGCGGAGTTTTGGGTAAAGGAAGCTGGTGCTATACCGTCAACAAGGAGCAGCGTACAGATCACGCGCAAATTGTCGGATCCAAAGGCAGGATCAGCTTCTCATTTTTTGAAAAATTCGATATTAAAATAGAAACTGAAAAAGGTACCCAAACCATTAACATTCCATATCCAACCCATGTACAGCAGCCGCTCATTGAGCTGATCGTTCAGGACTTACGCGGGGAAGGCAAATGCCCGAGTACCGGTGAATCAGGCGCACGCGCCAATCTGATCATGGATTGGATTACTCAGAAGCAATAA
- a CDS encoding methylated-DNA--[protein]-cysteine S-methyltransferase, with protein MDQQTYNYEKIAKAIEFIVANAKEQPSLFDVAEEVNISQFHFQRVFSEWAGVSPKKFLQYITAGYLKEKIRESSNLVELAELAGLSSQSRVYDHFTSIEAVTPQEFKSSGKGLDISYGYHETPFGNCFLAVTERGICAMAFVDADTKEDQLIRLAKKWHYANIKADQHITSGYIRRIFSPQQKSLEKLPLIVQGTNFQLKVWEALLSIPAGAVTTYQQIAQSIGHPRAVRAVGTAVGDNPIAYLIPCHRVIRKEGILGEYRWGSLRKKALIGWEAAHQIEE; from the coding sequence ATGGACCAGCAAACTTATAATTACGAGAAAATTGCAAAAGCGATCGAATTCATTGTTGCTAATGCGAAAGAACAGCCTTCCCTGTTTGATGTTGCGGAAGAAGTAAACATCAGTCAGTTTCATTTTCAGCGCGTCTTCTCCGAATGGGCTGGCGTGAGCCCGAAGAAATTTCTTCAATACATTACAGCCGGTTACCTGAAAGAAAAAATCCGCGAATCTTCAAACCTCGTGGAACTGGCTGAGCTGGCGGGCTTGTCGAGCCAGAGCCGCGTTTATGACCATTTCACTTCCATTGAAGCGGTTACTCCCCAGGAATTCAAAAGTTCTGGAAAAGGACTCGATATCAGCTATGGTTACCACGAAACGCCATTCGGAAACTGCTTCCTCGCTGTGACCGAACGCGGAATTTGTGCAATGGCTTTTGTTGACGCGGACACGAAGGAAGACCAATTGATCCGTCTCGCCAAAAAATGGCACTACGCAAATATCAAGGCCGATCAGCATATCACGTCCGGCTACATTCGCAGGATATTCAGTCCGCAACAAAAATCCCTGGAAAAACTACCGCTCATCGTTCAGGGTACCAATTTCCAGCTAAAAGTATGGGAAGCGCTGCTCAGCATTCCGGCCGGAGCCGTGACGACTTATCAGCAAATTGCGCAAAGCATCGGTCATCCTCGCGCAGTCCGGGCAGTGGGTACCGCCGTCGGTGACAACCCGATCGCATACCTGATTCCCTGTCACAGGGTTATCAGAAAAGAAGGAATTTTAGGTGAGTACCGCTGGGGAAGTCTTCGCAAAAAGGCACTGATCGGCTGGGAGGCTGCCCACCAGATTGAGGAATAA
- a CDS encoding outer membrane beta-barrel protein produces MKKTLIRTLAIVAFVAAVSTTSQAQFSLGLQGGIAKSNVEDSKTVAGGGVNLRVFTSPRFAVGVAGKIYADGSDYTFAGQTLSSTGTLTPVTGTLDYYFAEGLLRPYIGGDAGVYFSKYNAKFNGNTIVESSRHSNFGAAPRAGLLFAFGNMGIQVEGIYHFVFGNKNHRSTTGNADNIDFESTSQFGGVNVGIIFGLGGK; encoded by the coding sequence ATGAAAAAGACATTAATCCGCACACTGGCTATTGTAGCATTCGTAGCCGCGGTAAGCACAACAAGCCAGGCTCAGTTCTCGCTTGGACTTCAGGGAGGTATTGCAAAATCAAATGTAGAAGATTCCAAAACGGTGGCAGGCGGTGGAGTTAACTTAAGAGTATTTACCTCACCACGTTTCGCCGTCGGTGTGGCCGGGAAAATTTATGCAGATGGAAGCGATTATACTTTTGCAGGACAAACTCTGAGCTCGACTGGAACACTTACACCAGTTACCGGTACACTGGACTATTACTTTGCGGAGGGCCTTTTAAGACCTTACATCGGTGGCGACGCAGGGGTGTATTTCTCTAAATACAATGCAAAGTTTAACGGTAATACGATCGTTGAATCTTCTCGTCACAGCAATTTTGGCGCGGCACCACGAGCAGGTTTACTTTTTGCATTTGGTAACATGGGTATCCAGGTAGAGGGTATTTACCATTTTGTATTCGGGAACAAAAACCACAGGTCCACAACCGGCAATGCCGACAACATCGATTTTGAATCGACATCACAATTCGGCGGTGTTAACGTAGGTATTATTTTCGGTCTGGGAGGTAAATAA